In Bacillus toyonensis BCT-7112, a single window of DNA contains:
- a CDS encoding ABC transporter ATP-binding protein: MAEKKRSDLRRLLSYLRPYKRLLALAFLFLVGATVTEMMGPFLIKQFLDEHLVPRNFDQSALVTLFVVYIIAHLLKVLFTYLDLLYFQNIAFKIVQDMRVEVYEHVQKLSLSFFDRTPIGTLVSRITNDTEAIKDFYVSVLSTFVKNVVFLVGILVAMFLLDVKLALFSLILIPIMFAIMVLYRRKSAAFYLEVRNQLSVLNAKLNESIQGMNIVQVFRQEKRMRKEFEEVNNKHYSAGRRTLKLDALLLRPATDLVHIVAIALVLGLFGIDALKSPVEVGVLYAFVNYIHRFFQPVNEMMMKLSFFQQALVSSSRVFHLIDEKDLAPVQKGDGNPQVVNGDIEFKNVTFSYDGKRDVLKNVSFHVKQGQTVAFVGHTGSGKSTIMNLLMRFYNIKSGNIVIDGVDLEKFEEREIRKRIGLVLQDAFLFAGNVKQNIRMYNEEITDEEVKEAAQFVQANTFIEKLPKQYETEVVERGAAFSSGQRQLIAFARTIATNPKVLVLDEATANIDTETEEAIQTALQQMRKGRTTIAIAHRLSTIQDADQIFVMHDGEIVERGTHQELLSEQGLYYNMYLLQNKGSLQKAL, encoded by the coding sequence ATGGCTGAGAAAAAGCGGAGTGATTTAAGAAGATTACTTTCTTATCTGAGACCATATAAAAGGTTATTAGCATTAGCATTTTTATTCCTAGTTGGTGCAACTGTAACTGAAATGATGGGTCCTTTTTTAATTAAACAATTTCTTGATGAACATTTAGTACCGCGTAACTTTGATCAATCAGCACTTGTTACTCTATTTGTAGTGTATATAATTGCACATTTATTAAAAGTATTATTTACGTATTTAGATTTATTGTACTTTCAAAATATAGCTTTTAAGATTGTTCAAGATATGCGAGTTGAAGTGTATGAACACGTTCAAAAATTGTCATTAAGTTTCTTTGATCGTACGCCGATAGGTACACTCGTATCTCGCATAACAAATGATACGGAAGCGATTAAGGATTTTTATGTAAGTGTACTATCAACATTCGTAAAAAATGTAGTGTTTTTAGTAGGGATTTTAGTGGCGATGTTTTTATTAGATGTAAAATTAGCACTATTTTCTCTTATATTAATTCCAATTATGTTTGCTATTATGGTGCTATATCGCCGGAAAAGTGCAGCTTTTTATTTAGAAGTACGTAATCAATTAAGCGTATTAAATGCGAAGTTAAATGAGTCCATTCAAGGAATGAATATTGTTCAAGTATTCAGACAAGAAAAACGTATGAGAAAAGAATTTGAAGAGGTGAATAATAAACATTATAGTGCAGGACGACGCACGTTAAAGTTAGACGCATTACTTTTACGTCCAGCAACGGATTTAGTTCATATTGTAGCAATTGCATTAGTACTTGGTTTATTCGGAATTGACGCTTTAAAGAGTCCCGTTGAAGTAGGAGTTTTATATGCGTTTGTTAACTATATTCATCGTTTCTTCCAACCTGTAAATGAGATGATGATGAAATTATCATTTTTCCAACAGGCACTTGTTTCATCATCACGTGTATTTCATTTAATAGATGAGAAAGATTTAGCGCCGGTTCAAAAAGGGGATGGGAATCCTCAAGTAGTTAATGGAGATATTGAATTTAAAAATGTTACTTTTTCGTATGATGGAAAGCGTGATGTTTTAAAAAATGTATCTTTTCATGTGAAACAAGGGCAAACGGTTGCTTTTGTTGGGCATACTGGTAGCGGAAAAAGTACCATTATGAATTTACTAATGCGATTTTATAATATTAAGTCGGGAAACATTGTAATAGACGGTGTAGATTTAGAGAAATTTGAAGAACGAGAAATTAGAAAGAGAATAGGACTCGTATTGCAAGATGCATTTTTATTTGCAGGAAATGTAAAGCAAAATATTCGTATGTACAATGAAGAAATTACAGATGAAGAAGTAAAAGAAGCTGCGCAATTTGTGCAAGCCAATACGTTTATTGAAAAATTACCAAAGCAGTATGAAACAGAAGTAGTAGAAAGAGGAGCTGCATTTTCTAGTGGTCAACGACAATTAATTGCTTTTGCTAGAACGATAGCAACTAATCCGAAAGTGTTAGTATTAGATGAGGCAACAGCTAATATCGATACAGAAACAGAAGAGGCTATTCAAACAGCGTTGCAGCAAATGAGAAAAGGTAGAACGACGATAGCGATTGCTCACAGGTTATCTACAATTCAAGATGCAGATCAAATATTCGTTATGCATGATGGAGAGATAGTAGAAAGGGGAACACATCAAGAGTTACTGAGTGAGCAAGGGTTGTATTATAATATGTATTTACTACAAAATAAAGGAAGCTTGCAAAAGGCCTTGTAA
- a CDS encoding YneF family protein — protein sequence MPIWLGILVGVVALVAGVALGFFIARKYMMNYLEKNPPINEQMLKMMMMQMGQKPSQKKINQMMSAMSKQQTK from the coding sequence ATGCCAATTTGGTTAGGTATTCTAGTGGGCGTAGTAGCACTAGTAGCAGGCGTGGCGTTAGGATTTTTCATTGCCCGCAAATACATGATGAACTACTTAGAAAAAAATCCACCAATTAATGAACAAATGTTAAAAATGATGATGATGCAAATGGGACAAAAACCTTCCCAAAAGAAAATCAATCAAATGATGAGCGCGATGAGCAAGCAACAAACAAAATAA
- a CDS encoding GH25 family lysozyme: protein MQNRSSSNVTFIDVSHWEGSIDWNAVKASGIPAAYAKATEGVNYLDPTFVQNVQAARNANVLIGAYHFAHPEQNDAISEAKYFVSILQSNQTDLMPVLDLESPTDPSNSNLTGTAISNWARSFINYVKQATGKNVMLYTGVWYINEFGINGLSDIPLWIARYSSTPPADAGGWTEWTAWQYTDSGQISGVGNCDVSAAVSLEALQGNGSSGGGNVSPPNNATPVYGVAVINGDNVNLRTGPSLQSSVIRQLNRGESYEVLSEQDGWLALGGNEWIYYDSSYIQYKHYVATITGDNVNLRDAPSLSGNVIRQLHHGEAYRVWCKQDGWLGLGGNEWIYYDSSYIQYGV, encoded by the coding sequence ATGCAAAACAGATCGAGTTCAAATGTTACGTTTATCGATGTGTCTCATTGGGAAGGGAGTATTGATTGGAATGCAGTGAAGGCATCTGGCATTCCAGCAGCATATGCAAAAGCGACAGAAGGTGTAAATTATCTTGATCCTACTTTTGTTCAAAATGTACAAGCGGCACGAAATGCGAATGTATTAATCGGTGCATACCATTTTGCACATCCAGAACAAAATGATGCAATTTCAGAAGCGAAATATTTTGTGAGTATATTACAAAGCAATCAAACAGACTTAATGCCAGTTCTAGATTTAGAGTCACCAACAGATCCGAGTAATAGTAATTTAACTGGTACCGCTATATCTAATTGGGCAAGAAGTTTCATAAATTATGTGAAACAGGCTACTGGAAAAAATGTAATGTTATATACAGGAGTTTGGTATATTAATGAGTTTGGAATTAACGGGTTAAGTGATATTCCACTTTGGATTGCTAGATATTCTAGTACACCGCCTGCTGATGCTGGTGGATGGACAGAGTGGACAGCGTGGCAATACACTGATTCTGGCCAAATTTCAGGTGTAGGAAATTGTGATGTATCAGCAGCAGTTTCATTAGAAGCTTTGCAAGGGAATGGATCGAGTGGTGGAGGGAATGTTTCTCCGCCTAATAATGCAACTCCAGTTTACGGTGTTGCTGTAATTAATGGCGATAATGTAAATTTACGGACTGGACCATCTTTACAATCTAGTGTAATTCGCCAGCTAAATCGAGGTGAATCATATGAAGTTTTGAGCGAACAAGATGGTTGGCTTGCTTTGGGTGGAAATGAATGGATATACTATGATTCGAGTTATATTCAGTATAAACATTATGTGGCGACTATTACTGGTGACAATGTGAATCTACGGGATGCTCCATCATTAAGTGGAAATGTTATAAGACAGTTACATCATGGTGAGGCATATCGAGTATGGTGTAAGCAAGATGGCTGGCTCGGATTAGGTGGAAATGAATGGATATATTATGATTCGAGTTATATTCAGTATGGTGTATAA
- a CDS encoding ABC transporter transmembrane domain-containing protein yields MKVFFNLAWFFKQEKRAYIIGIIMLFGVALLELVAPKVLGIVVDEINNGTLTSEKLLKWVILLVVVGITMYILRYLWRIMIFGSSLKLARQLRKNLYEHFTKMSPTFYQSRRTGDLMAHATNDIQAIQQTAGSGVLTLVDSLAVGGCVLVAMGFTISWKLTLLSLIPMPIVAISTNYYGTLLHRRFHKAQQSFSEINDKVQESMSGMKVIRSLGQEKEDLEAFRKKSEDVVHKNMLVARIDSLFDPTIALIVGFSFLIAVCYGSLLVVRGELTVGELVTFTTYLGTLVWPMLAFGWLFNIMERGRASYDRVEKILSQTSDVVNKENAINTIASGDVSFAIDSFSYKKNELLNLKDIYVNLRKGETLGIVGRTGAGKTTLLKCLIREYDHFNGELKVGERDIRDVTLHGVRSAISYVPQDHFLFSASIGENIAFGKVDATYKEIARAAEIACIHNDIVQFSEGYDTVVGERGVSLSGGQKQRISIARALLTNAEILILDDCLSAVDAKTEETILSALKRERAEKTTIITAHRLSAIQHANIILVIDEGAVVQRGTHEQLMGENGWYKEMYESQQLEALVEKGGV; encoded by the coding sequence ATGAAAGTATTTTTTAATTTAGCTTGGTTTTTTAAACAAGAAAAACGAGCGTACATAATTGGGATTATTATGTTATTTGGTGTCGCGCTTCTTGAACTTGTAGCCCCGAAAGTACTAGGTATTGTAGTAGATGAAATTAATAATGGAACATTAACATCTGAAAAATTGTTGAAGTGGGTTATTCTGTTAGTTGTTGTAGGAATTACTATGTACATATTGCGTTATTTGTGGCGTATTATGATTTTTGGATCTTCTTTAAAATTAGCCCGTCAATTACGAAAGAATTTATATGAACATTTTACAAAGATGAGTCCAACTTTCTATCAATCACGTCGTACAGGCGATTTGATGGCGCATGCGACCAATGATATTCAGGCAATTCAGCAAACTGCTGGATCGGGTGTTTTAACACTTGTTGACTCATTAGCAGTTGGAGGATGTGTACTTGTGGCGATGGGGTTTACAATTAGTTGGAAGTTGACATTATTAAGTTTAATTCCGATGCCAATTGTAGCGATTTCTACAAATTATTATGGAACTTTATTGCATAGAAGATTTCATAAAGCGCAGCAATCGTTTTCTGAAATCAATGATAAAGTACAAGAAAGTATGAGTGGGATGAAGGTGATTCGCTCGCTTGGACAAGAGAAAGAGGATTTGGAAGCATTTCGGAAGAAATCAGAAGATGTCGTACATAAAAATATGTTAGTCGCACGTATTGACTCGTTATTCGATCCAACGATTGCACTTATTGTCGGGTTTTCGTTTTTAATCGCAGTTTGTTACGGATCTTTATTAGTAGTACGGGGCGAATTAACTGTAGGAGAGCTAGTAACGTTTACAACATACTTAGGGACTCTTGTATGGCCAATGTTAGCTTTTGGATGGTTGTTTAATATTATGGAACGTGGACGCGCTTCGTATGATCGTGTGGAGAAAATACTTTCACAAACTTCAGATGTAGTAAATAAGGAAAACGCTATAAATACTATAGCAAGTGGTGATGTTTCATTTGCTATTGATTCATTTTCTTATAAGAAAAATGAACTATTAAACTTAAAAGATATTTATGTTAATTTAAGAAAAGGTGAAACGCTAGGTATTGTGGGACGTACCGGTGCAGGGAAGACGACGTTGTTAAAATGTTTAATTCGAGAATATGATCATTTTAATGGTGAATTAAAAGTTGGTGAGCGGGATATTCGAGATGTAACACTTCATGGTGTACGTTCTGCAATTTCATACGTGCCGCAAGATCATTTTTTATTTTCAGCGAGTATTGGAGAGAACATTGCATTCGGAAAGGTCGATGCTACATATAAAGAAATTGCGCGTGCTGCTGAAATTGCTTGTATTCATAATGATATCGTTCAATTTTCAGAAGGGTATGATACGGTAGTAGGTGAAAGAGGTGTTTCACTATCGGGAGGTCAAAAACAGCGGATTTCAATTGCGCGTGCTTTATTAACGAATGCTGAAATTTTAATTTTAGATGATTGTTTATCAGCTGTCGATGCAAAAACAGAAGAAACTATATTATCCGCATTGAAACGGGAAAGAGCAGAAAAAACGACGATTATTACTGCACACCGTTTAAGTGCAATTCAGCATGCAAACATTATTCTTGTGATTGATGAAGGAGCGGTAGTGCAACGAGGAACACATGAACAATTGATGGGAGAAAATGGTTGGTATAAAGAAATGTACGAAAGCCAGCAACTAGAGGCGTTAGTAGAGAAAGGAGGCGTATGA